The window TACTAATTATGGTGATGTGTGTGGTGCCATCCAAATTTTAGTCTGTTGTTACTTAATATCTGAATAGTTAGAAACGTctgtttgatcatttatttaaatgttaaaaaaagttaGGTGCACCACTAAGATTCAGAACTGTGATGATACAACAATCCACCGAGCTAAGAAACCCCCTTGGGGAAGTTTCAGCCTTTTTAGCCACTTTTAAAGTTTGTTGTTTCGATCAAATCAAAAGCGGCCTCACTGACCTGAGACTGAGCCCTCAGCGTGAGCAGAACGTCGTCCCTGATGACCTTCGGCAGGTCGCTGCCCGTCCCACAGGGGAAcctgtgcagctgctgctgacacGGGACCCGGGAGCTCTCCGCCCCGCACAGGAGTCCGTTGAACGCGCTCACGTTGGTCCCGGTCATCGCGCACTCGTAGTAATTCCCGTTGAGGAGCGCCACCGCGATCCAGGTGGAGGGCGCCACCATCGCCACGGTGCCGATCTGGAAGAGCGCGGCGACGCCGGCGGTCAGACTCTTCCAGCGGCAGCGCGCGGACCCGGGGCGGCACGCGCCGGTCAGCAGCTTCCACGTCTTCCTGCTCAGGATGaagccgagcagcagcagcgccaagGCGGGCACGAGCAGGAACACCATGCCGTAGAGGAAGTTCAGGTCGCTGCAGGGGCACTTGAAGACCGCCGAGGAGAAGACCTGCTCCCCGCCCGCCGTGAGCAGCGCCACCAAGCCGAAGCCGAGGTTGGTCTGTTTGTTGGCAAAGTCCAGAACCGTCTTGAACTTGTCCATCTCTGAAGGCTGTGTGACGGAGCGACTCACACTCGCGCTTTGAAAACTTCGTTTCGGTTAGTTTTCAACCCccaggggaaggagagagagggggggggggggggggttataatagGTTTATACTGCCACAGGTTGTGCGCATAATGtcatataaaaatatgtatagATTTATTAATTGCATAAACAAATACTTTTTTAGAAAAGCTGTTcatgattttaaaaatgaatataaccAAGTATCACACCTTTTACCAAAGTTACTGTGACCCCAGTGCTATTTAGATGAGTTGAAGAAGAGCCATTACTATGAAACTGCTCCCTTGAAGTCACTAATCAAATTTAGATCGATATTCACACCCTTACATTTATAATATACAGAACATTTGGCTTGTATATACACTTGTATTGGTGGTTATGTGCTAGTTTtcatacactgtatatataataCCTATACATTAATTATTTGGAACGGCTTGTACTCAGTACAGTCCTATTTCTTCTTTACCTTTATTTGTCCAGCTTTAGTGTCCCTCGCAGTTATTCCTGCCCGTGCAACGTACTTGGCCATGTGTGTATTTACCTGATACACCTGATACTGTGTATTCACCTGTGTGGCAGCAGGGGGCAGTGTAACCCAATCAACGCTGCTTGCAAACTGTCAACGAACCACGAAGAAGAATCTGTTTAGAGCGGACCAGACAGATTTCGGCTATACATCTTCTGTGTGAAACACTGGAGATTAGCTATTCAcgtatatttttttaacttttcatcCGCCGGTGGACTGACTTTAATCTAGTATAATCTTCACTACAAATCTAGGATTTCTAACTGTCCTTGAAAAGGCCccagaaatggcagaaaataCAGGTGAGTAGGTCAGCTAGTGTTAGCTGGGTAGCTATGTATCATCAA is drawn from Pungitius pungitius chromosome 11, fPunPun2.1, whole genome shotgun sequence and contains these coding sequences:
- the calhm6 gene encoding calcium homeostasis modulator protein 6; translation: MDKFKTVLDFANKQTNLGFGLVALLTAGGEQVFSSAVFKCPCSDLNFLYGMVFLLVPALALLLLGFILSRKTWKLLTGACRPGSARCRWKSLTAGVAALFQIGTVAMVAPSTWIAVALLNGNYYECAMTGTNVSAFNGLLCGAESSRVPCQQQLHRFPCGTGSDLPKVIRDDVLLTLRAQSQIVGWLLIASIMLSNLLLNCLARCTSPISYQQLKFWGAYIQEESNLINSYSAKHARELAERNLKSFFGRTAPEDIVTPSTKDWEKISGLYKFRTKDHYYSTLHRYVESGQETDNPMIRMGSTISNEPANTPAVLGFIDEGRMVL